A stretch of the Paenibacillus dendritiformis genome encodes the following:
- a CDS encoding response regulator transcription factor has translation MRRLLIVDDLPIIVDGLLELFQTTKHPELEVMKAYSGEEALQLMRSHRVDIVISDIKMPGLEGIELLQIIQTDWPSCKVIFLTGYNDFHYIRSAMAYGGFDYILKVESDDKIISSVERAMAKLDEEGDQLRMLERANERARQAMPLLQKEYIWELLQGKQEAAAERALHLRELGIPLQAERPILLLLGRVDTWKESFTPLDKALLLYAVQNIAEEYAAPQMQCYSCVCDNSRIVWLLQPRETGPSEAAAWQKGYSHISAMLENIQQTCQRLLRVSVSFALSSEPTNWPMISERFHMLKYCFVYGLGLSPAVIVTDSDLLKLQEGEDAANDYCHHTRLQLLLQCLESNHREEFNNLYLHLTAIWTDDSHAYGRKMELYHSLASIFLSCMDQNEPFRQEVHAKLDATLLYQKDEAVSWPDVKQYFWNLADCFFARQAAQGGQVPADLVKKVHRFIEEHLSRDISLIAIADHVGLNPSYFSRLYKQLTGIGLSDYINEYRNLKAKEWLLNSPMKVNEIAAALGYNSALAFIRFFKKQNQATPQEYRLQRQAREVKKSI, from the coding sequence ATGCGTCGACTGCTCATCGTAGACGATCTGCCCATCATTGTTGACGGGCTACTGGAATTGTTCCAGACCACGAAGCATCCGGAGCTGGAAGTGATGAAAGCGTATTCAGGAGAAGAGGCGCTCCAGCTCATGCGCAGCCACCGGGTGGACATCGTCATCTCCGACATCAAAATGCCGGGACTGGAAGGCATCGAGCTGCTGCAGATCATTCAGACGGATTGGCCGTCCTGCAAAGTCATTTTTCTTACGGGTTACAATGATTTCCATTATATCCGGAGCGCCATGGCGTATGGCGGCTTCGACTATATATTGAAGGTCGAGAGCGACGACAAAATCATCAGCTCGGTCGAGCGCGCGATGGCGAAGCTGGACGAAGAAGGGGATCAGCTCCGGATGCTGGAGCGGGCCAATGAACGGGCGCGCCAGGCGATGCCGCTGCTGCAGAAGGAGTATATATGGGAGCTGCTGCAGGGCAAGCAGGAGGCAGCGGCCGAGCGGGCGCTCCACCTGCGGGAGCTGGGCATTCCGCTGCAGGCGGAACGGCCGATCCTGCTGCTGCTGGGCCGGGTGGACACGTGGAAGGAATCGTTCACGCCGCTGGACAAGGCGCTGCTGCTGTACGCCGTGCAGAACATTGCCGAAGAGTACGCGGCGCCGCAGATGCAATGCTACTCCTGCGTCTGTGATAATTCCCGCATCGTGTGGCTGCTGCAGCCCCGGGAGACAGGTCCCTCCGAGGCTGCGGCGTGGCAGAAGGGGTATTCGCATATCAGCGCTATGCTGGAGAACATTCAGCAGACATGCCAGCGCTTGCTGCGCGTCTCGGTCTCCTTCGCCCTGAGCAGCGAGCCGACGAATTGGCCCATGATCTCGGAACGCTTCCATATGCTGAAATATTGCTTCGTCTACGGGCTTGGCCTGTCTCCCGCCGTGATTGTGACGGACTCGGATCTGCTCAAGCTGCAGGAAGGCGAGGATGCGGCGAACGATTACTGCCACCATACCCGGCTGCAGCTGCTCCTGCAATGTCTGGAGAGCAACCACCGGGAAGAGTTCAATAATCTGTATCTTCACCTGACTGCCATCTGGACGGATGACTCGCATGCCTACGGGCGCAAAATGGAGCTGTATCATTCCCTCGCCTCCATTTTCCTGTCGTGCATGGATCAGAACGAGCCGTTCCGCCAGGAGGTGCACGCGAAGCTGGACGCGACGCTGCTGTACCAGAAGGATGAAGCGGTCTCGTGGCCGGATGTGAAGCAGTATTTCTGGAATCTGGCCGACTGCTTCTTCGCGCGCCAGGCAGCCCAAGGAGGGCAGGTGCCGGCCGATCTGGTCAAGAAGGTGCACCGCTTTATCGAGGAGCATCTGTCTCGTGATATTTCGCTTATCGCCATTGCGGATCATGTCGGGCTCAATCCGTCTTACTTCTCGCGCCTGTATAAGCAGCTGACGGGTATCGGCCTGTCCGACTACATCAATGAGTACCGGAATTTGAAGGCGAAGGAATGGCTGCTGAACAGCCCGATGAAGGTCAATGAGATTGCGGCGGCGCTGGGCTACAATTCAGCGCTGGCGTTTATCCGCTTTTTCAAGAAGCAGAATCAGGCGACCCCGCAGGAATATCGGCTCCAGCGGCAGGCCAGGGAGGTCAAGAAGAGTATATGA
- a CDS encoding Gfo/Idh/MocA family protein, which yields MKTVTAVLLGAGSRGRYIYGPYAEKHPDELKIVAVAEPNEERRQRIAEIHGIAPEYVYRSWEQAFEKGRIADVMIISTLDRLHYVPAMKALELGYHILLEKPMSPVAEECIRIEQAALAHRRVLTVSHVLRYSPFWSGIKRCIDAGEVGTIAAIQHSEYVGYRHMTHSYVRGNWRNSDESSPMVLAKSCHDLDIISWLMDEPCVSVSSYGSLMHFREEHAPAGSTARCTDGCQVERSCPFSALKLYNQPPEHPWARYITHDLSPEGIMTALKEGPFGRCVYRCDNNVVDHQIVNMEFANGANANFTLSAFAEQEVRSVRIMGTKGEIIGNMEDGTYTLKRFATGERVEFHCGVSGDGHGGGDERMVADFLHLVREHQEEASPSALTSATASLQSHLIAFAAEESRLQRGMPVKLADMIGRVPVEARV from the coding sequence GTGAAGACAGTAACTGCCGTATTGCTTGGAGCCGGAAGCAGAGGACGGTATATTTACGGTCCCTATGCGGAGAAGCATCCGGATGAATTGAAAATCGTGGCGGTCGCGGAGCCGAATGAGGAGCGGCGGCAGCGCATCGCGGAGATTCATGGCATCGCGCCGGAATATGTATATCGTTCGTGGGAGCAGGCCTTCGAGAAGGGCCGCATCGCGGATGTCATGATTATTAGCACGCTGGATCGGCTGCACTATGTGCCGGCGATGAAGGCGCTTGAATTGGGCTACCATATCCTGCTGGAGAAGCCGATGTCGCCCGTGGCCGAAGAGTGCATCCGCATCGAGCAGGCCGCCCTCGCTCACCGCCGGGTGCTGACGGTCAGCCATGTGCTGCGGTACTCGCCGTTCTGGTCCGGCATCAAGCGCTGCATCGACGCGGGAGAAGTCGGCACGATCGCGGCGATCCAGCATTCGGAATATGTCGGCTACCGCCATATGACGCACAGCTACGTGCGGGGCAACTGGCGGAACTCGGACGAATCGAGTCCGATGGTTCTCGCCAAATCATGCCATGATCTCGACATTATCTCCTGGCTGATGGATGAGCCTTGCGTCAGCGTCAGCTCTTACGGATCCTTGATGCATTTCCGGGAGGAGCATGCGCCGGCAGGCTCCACCGCCCGCTGCACGGACGGCTGCCAGGTGGAGCGAAGCTGCCCCTTCTCGGCGCTCAAGCTGTACAACCAGCCGCCGGAGCACCCGTGGGCGCGCTACATTACGCATGATCTGTCGCCGGAAGGCATCATGACCGCCTTGAAGGAAGGCCCGTTCGGGCGCTGCGTCTACCGCTGCGACAACAATGTGGTCGACCACCAGATCGTCAACATGGAATTCGCGAACGGAGCCAATGCCAATTTCACGCTGTCGGCCTTCGCGGAGCAAGAGGTTCGGAGCGTGCGCATCATGGGAACGAAGGGCGAGATTATCGGCAATATGGAGGATGGAACGTATACGCTGAAGCGCTTTGCCACCGGCGAGCGGGTAGAGTTCCACTGCGGCGTCTCCGGCGACGGCCATGGCGGCGGGGACGAGCGGATGGTCGCCGATTTCCTCCATCTGGTGCGCGAGCATCAGGAGGAAGCGTCGCCGTCGGCTTTGACCTCGGCGACAGCCTCCTTGCAGAGCCACTTAATCGCCTTTGCCGCGGAGGAATCCCGTCTCCAGCGAGGCATGCCGGTCAAGCTCGCGGATATGATCGGCCGGGTCCCGGTGGAAGCCCGCGTGTAG
- a CDS encoding S8 family serine peptidase produces MKGKAWLRRWLIFVIALIMGMTSVPGVYAHAGEQTDNSVQMAESNRIRLPPAVVDGEVYDEFGQEGTGTYIVKLREQSDVEAAAKLAKSYSALSGETSAKRKLTVRSFVLNDLKETADRTQAGISEELEAGLQNGSVQDYRSFYIVNAIAVTSTREVMERLAAHPAVERITPNRKYMLEVLDKGQAVPDTGPSKADGAGEPAQDWTGGADAAVELPWNLRNLNVGQAWDKGFDGMGVVVANMDSGVDLDHPALKRKWRGYNAQGQVDRPELSWYDATPEKKKLPFDGNAHGTHVMGTMVGSEPDGTNPIGVAPQAKWIAARIFNSAGEATDAGILAAGEWILAPTDDSGRAYPELAPDIVNNSWGNVQAGKNEFFQDIVRSWRSAGIVPVFAAGNTRPPYNYGGPGSITPPGNYPESFAVGAVNSSNRLADFSLQGPSPYGQMKPEVSAPGVSIRSSVPGGSYALMNGTSMAAPHVAGVAALLLQANHSLTVDEVEKILKDTAIALTDNTFPQSPNNGYGSGIVNALNAVSTQQAGLGELEGAVTVDGEDDEEPVIEHQPLTLVFNALDQEISARIMDDISVTRAELEVKKKGEQAGTAISMVRMSGDYRDGIYEGIIPSSMLDTAGIEYRIRAVDFGGNEKVSAWWPVEVSEGVKLGYAQDFETDIEGYGFGGEPGIWEWGVPTSGPGKAGSGSKVMATRLDGNYPTGAEEAYFVMPLIDLRDSEHTILSFKHWHKLGSWYSILLDKAEVFIGRESKQFEFELAKQFDGKSGDWKTDYIDLSPYKGDRIFVLFNLRGAYGSDEGWYVDDIELIGPTNLQPDAPKVKARSNAPGKVILEWEQEPQGDVKEYVIYRSPEPGGSYAEIGVSTGRNFADHPLPQQGTYFYIAKARTYSHVLSEASNEVSWTFTGGELIYGEDFEGGDRGWTREGEPNEWEHGVPDPKYGPPQAVSGKNVIGTNFAGYVSKNTNQSIISPEIDLTGAKHASLYFQQWYDLEDGDKGYVEISEDGGAAWQSLAAYPKPTYNTNHPKRFWYMDEIDIGKYAGKKVHIRFRLKTGGASLANGWYLDDIQVRDTLPVKTFIPAGTEAKPAEEAGTGAAGKEEQATSREAAAKKAPTAPSLSAWRSMKQETASLQTADGKGKRSSGLPAAATVTIVETDRSTKTDSGTGRYRLTHPPGTYTMRVEAYGYHTAEQTVTIHDRERTEANIHLQPLSSSTISGVITDKATGEPIAGAAVRVREDAHVPTAVADEQGNYTLEVYAGDYTLLVSARGYWPYEQQIRAEGAVTNPIALKSFRGTEDELAYDRGEGDNAVAFYSSGNGYAVRMTSDGPAQVTGARMFFWADGWPVPGGTAFRYALYDASGPDGQPGGLLSGPHAGTASLDGEWTELSFSNGPFVDGDFYVAYIQDGAYPDVPGLAVDEEGVNHGRSWRLEDGTWTRAAASQGNYMIRARITHPDPAQPVAKITVEPRDIRLYEGQQLQLHVKAEDEDGNERDVTALSAYAADGEQVIEVNAEGLITARSAGEATVKATYEGLEDTVRVTVSPAPDIPEGEIRSIAVHPPELALKEGEASQLTVTAAVYSEGKELTVPLVKGLVFRSQDAGIAAVDEAGRVTGLQAGETKVTVSYGELEAVVPVTVRKSDVPPTEEVRSIHVQPEELALKAGESAQLTVTAAVYAAGEVKRVPITEGLSFTSSNPQVARAEAGGRIAALREGEARIHIVYGALKTEALVKVKGADMATPPATRPDPPSSASGSGSSSNSSSSPASRTGTLIRADGRLIGTLYVTDGQGGKQARVRIASDWLEKELDTGEAGAPVALDLSSLSWKEYTETVVEVVNSSAERLAKSGKVLLLKGLRFALTVPAEAIPDFIDRDGLKLTLSVQASSSLGGARQALVSGDTAALVSDIIGMKTPVRTQQAQEQKPAAGKQQGAGGQAGEPGIGSKSEAWNVPLLLELELDKQLVRHPQAAGIYGRHGAESWGYAGLPKRIANEPGKKGAHVLTVPVRQPGEYAGLEYAKTFADIAQHWGRAKIEALASHHVVSGRNDTRFAPNDPVTQAEFMTLLDRITGKEPDWKRRSGEPGAHEALRREEMIVLLVAALHPELPQPPAGEMDETALEQVSPEARAAVAYAYQTGWVKGMGAGGFAGDALTTRAQVAVLLYRVLEQMGHM; encoded by the coding sequence GTGAAAGGCAAAGCTTGGCTGCGGCGATGGCTGATTTTCGTCATCGCGCTCATTATGGGCATGACTTCCGTACCGGGAGTGTATGCGCACGCGGGAGAACAGACCGATAACTCGGTCCAGATGGCGGAATCCAACAGGATTCGTCTGCCGCCCGCCGTTGTAGATGGCGAAGTCTATGACGAGTTCGGGCAGGAAGGGACAGGGACTTATATTGTGAAGCTGCGGGAGCAGAGCGACGTGGAGGCCGCCGCGAAGCTGGCCAAGTCTTATTCCGCCTTGAGCGGGGAGACATCCGCGAAGCGCAAGCTGACCGTGCGAAGCTTTGTCTTGAACGACTTGAAGGAGACGGCCGATCGGACTCAGGCCGGGATCAGCGAGGAACTGGAAGCGGGCCTCCAGAATGGCTCGGTGCAGGATTACCGCTCCTTCTATATCGTTAACGCTATCGCGGTCACCAGCACGCGGGAGGTGATGGAGCGGCTGGCAGCCCATCCCGCGGTAGAGCGCATCACCCCGAACCGCAAATACATGCTGGAGGTGCTCGACAAGGGGCAAGCCGTACCGGACACCGGGCCGTCCAAGGCGGATGGAGCGGGGGAACCGGCTCAGGACTGGACGGGAGGAGCCGATGCAGCAGTCGAGCTGCCTTGGAATTTGCGCAACTTGAATGTGGGTCAAGCGTGGGACAAAGGCTTTGACGGCATGGGCGTCGTCGTCGCCAACATGGATTCGGGCGTCGATCTGGATCATCCGGCGCTGAAGCGGAAATGGAGAGGCTATAATGCTCAAGGGCAGGTCGATCGGCCAGAGTTAAGCTGGTATGACGCCACGCCGGAAAAGAAGAAGCTGCCTTTTGACGGCAACGCCCACGGAACGCATGTGATGGGCACGATGGTCGGATCGGAGCCTGATGGCACCAACCCGATCGGGGTCGCGCCGCAGGCGAAATGGATCGCGGCGCGCATCTTCAACTCGGCTGGGGAGGCGACGGACGCAGGCATTTTGGCGGCAGGCGAATGGATATTGGCGCCGACCGACGACTCGGGCCGCGCCTATCCCGAGCTGGCTCCGGATATTGTCAACAATTCCTGGGGAAACGTGCAGGCCGGGAAGAACGAGTTTTTTCAGGATATCGTCCGGTCATGGCGCTCTGCCGGCATCGTGCCTGTATTTGCGGCGGGCAATACGAGACCTCCTTATAATTACGGCGGGCCGGGGTCTATCACCCCGCCGGGGAACTATCCGGAATCGTTCGCGGTTGGAGCGGTCAACAGCAGCAATCGGCTGGCTGACTTCTCGCTCCAAGGCCCGTCTCCTTACGGGCAGATGAAGCCGGAAGTGTCGGCGCCTGGCGTTAGCATCCGTTCCTCCGTCCCGGGCGGCTCTTACGCTCTCATGAACGGGACATCGATGGCCGCTCCGCATGTGGCCGGAGTAGCCGCGCTGCTGCTGCAGGCCAACCATTCACTGACGGTGGATGAAGTCGAGAAGATTTTGAAGGACACGGCCATCGCGTTGACGGACAATACGTTCCCGCAGAGTCCGAACAATGGCTATGGATCGGGCATCGTGAATGCCTTGAATGCCGTCTCCACCCAGCAAGCGGGTCTGGGCGAACTTGAAGGCGCGGTAACGGTGGATGGAGAGGATGACGAAGAACCAGTCATCGAGCATCAGCCCCTGACGCTCGTGTTCAACGCGCTGGATCAGGAAATATCGGCCCGAATTATGGATGACATCAGCGTCACCCGGGCGGAACTGGAAGTGAAGAAGAAGGGGGAACAGGCTGGAACTGCAATATCTATGGTTCGGATGTCGGGGGATTACCGGGATGGAATCTATGAGGGCATTATCCCGTCATCGATGCTGGACACCGCTGGAATCGAATACCGGATTCGGGCAGTGGATTTCGGAGGCAACGAGAAGGTATCCGCCTGGTGGCCCGTGGAAGTCTCGGAGGGAGTCAAGCTCGGATATGCGCAGGACTTCGAGACGGACATCGAGGGCTACGGCTTCGGCGGGGAACCGGGCATCTGGGAATGGGGCGTCCCGACGAGCGGGCCGGGCAAGGCGGGCTCGGGAAGCAAAGTGATGGCGACCCGGCTTGACGGCAATTACCCCACCGGGGCGGAAGAGGCCTACTTCGTCATGCCGCTTATCGATCTGCGGGACAGCGAGCATACGATACTGAGCTTCAAGCATTGGCACAAGCTCGGAAGCTGGTACTCGATTCTGCTGGACAAGGCAGAGGTTTTTATCGGACGGGAGTCGAAGCAATTCGAATTCGAGCTCGCGAAGCAATTTGACGGGAAAAGCGGCGATTGGAAAACGGACTACATCGATTTGTCTCCGTACAAAGGAGATCGGATTTTCGTTCTTTTTAATCTCCGGGGAGCCTACGGAAGCGATGAAGGTTGGTATGTCGACGATATCGAGCTTATCGGACCGACTAACCTCCAGCCTGACGCTCCCAAGGTGAAGGCGCGGAGTAACGCCCCGGGCAAGGTTATCCTCGAATGGGAGCAGGAGCCGCAAGGCGATGTGAAGGAGTACGTCATCTACCGTTCGCCGGAGCCAGGCGGATCGTACGCGGAGATTGGCGTGAGCACCGGACGCAACTTCGCCGACCACCCCTTGCCGCAGCAGGGAACATACTTTTATATCGCCAAGGCGAGGACATACAGCCATGTGCTTAGCGAAGCTTCGAACGAGGTGAGCTGGACATTTACCGGAGGGGAGCTTATTTACGGCGAAGATTTCGAAGGCGGGGACAGGGGTTGGACGCGTGAAGGCGAGCCGAACGAGTGGGAGCATGGGGTTCCCGACCCGAAGTATGGACCGCCGCAGGCCGTCTCCGGCAAGAACGTCATCGGCACGAACTTCGCTGGATATGTCTCGAAAAATACGAATCAAAGCATCATTTCCCCGGAAATTGATTTGACGGGAGCAAAGCATGCGTCGCTCTACTTTCAGCAGTGGTATGATCTGGAGGACGGAGATAAGGGCTATGTCGAGATTAGCGAGGATGGGGGCGCTGCGTGGCAAAGTCTGGCGGCCTATCCGAAGCCAACCTATAATACGAACCATCCCAAAAGGTTTTGGTATATGGATGAGATCGACATCGGCAAATACGCCGGCAAGAAGGTGCACATCCGCTTCCGGCTGAAGACCGGAGGAGCCTCTCTGGCGAACGGGTGGTATTTGGATGATATTCAGGTGCGGGATACGCTGCCAGTCAAGACTTTCATTCCAGCCGGGACCGAGGCCAAGCCTGCCGAAGAAGCGGGGACAGGAGCAGCGGGCAAGGAAGAACAAGCGACTTCGAGGGAAGCGGCGGCGAAGAAAGCGCCAACAGCCCCGAGCTTGTCAGCGTGGAGAAGCATGAAGCAGGAGACCGCCTCCCTTCAGACGGCAGACGGGAAGGGAAAACGCTCTTCCGGCCTTCCTGCCGCGGCGACGGTTACGATCGTCGAGACGGACCGTTCGACGAAGACCGATTCCGGGACGGGCCGCTATCGGCTGACGCACCCGCCGGGGACGTATACGATGCGGGTGGAAGCGTATGGCTATCACACGGCCGAACAGACGGTGACGATACATGATCGGGAGCGGACCGAGGCGAATATTCATTTGCAGCCGCTCTCAAGCTCCACGATCAGCGGCGTTATTACCGATAAGGCGACGGGAGAGCCGATTGCCGGGGCGGCGGTACGGGTAAGGGAAGATGCGCATGTGCCAACCGCCGTTGCGGATGAACAGGGGAACTACACGCTGGAGGTCTACGCTGGAGATTACACGCTGCTCGTCTCTGCGCGCGGGTATTGGCCATATGAGCAGCAGATCCGTGCGGAAGGGGCGGTGACGAACCCGATTGCGCTGAAATCTTTCCGCGGGACAGAGGACGAGTTGGCTTACGATCGGGGGGAGGGGGATAATGCGGTAGCTTTTTATAGTTCAGGCAATGGCTATGCGGTGCGCATGACAAGCGACGGCCCGGCCCAGGTGACCGGGGCGCGCATGTTCTTCTGGGCTGATGGATGGCCGGTTCCGGGCGGAACGGCCTTCCGGTATGCGCTGTATGACGCATCGGGACCCGACGGGCAGCCGGGCGGGCTGCTCTCCGGTCCGCACGCGGGAACGGCCAGCCTTGACGGGGAATGGACCGAGCTTTCTTTTTCGAATGGTCCGTTCGTTGACGGGGATTTCTATGTCGCCTATATCCAGGACGGCGCTTATCCTGACGTGCCGGGGCTAGCCGTCGATGAAGAGGGCGTCAATCACGGCCGATCCTGGAGGCTGGAGGACGGAACCTGGACACGGGCGGCAGCCTCGCAAGGGAACTATATGATCCGCGCGCGCATCACGCACCCTGATCCCGCCCAACCGGTGGCGAAGATTACGGTGGAGCCGCGTGATATCCGCTTGTACGAAGGACAACAGCTTCAATTGCATGTCAAGGCGGAGGATGAGGACGGGAACGAGCGCGATGTCACTGCATTGTCCGCCTACGCGGCAGACGGTGAACAAGTCATTGAAGTGAATGCGGAAGGCTTGATCACGGCGCGGTCGGCAGGCGAAGCGACGGTGAAGGCAACGTATGAGGGGCTGGAAGATACCGTTCGGGTCACCGTGTCCCCGGCTCCGGACATCCCGGAGGGCGAGATTCGCTCAATTGCCGTCCACCCGCCGGAATTGGCACTGAAGGAAGGGGAAGCTTCGCAATTGACCGTCACGGCCGCAGTCTATTCCGAGGGCAAGGAATTGACGGTCCCGCTGGTGAAGGGCCTGGTGTTCCGTTCGCAGGATGCCGGCATTGCCGCGGTCGATGAGGCGGGACGGGTTACCGGCTTGCAGGCAGGCGAGACGAAGGTGACCGTAAGCTATGGCGAACTGGAGGCTGTCGTGCCGGTCACGGTCAGGAAATCCGATGTGCCTCCGACAGAGGAAGTGCGCTCGATCCATGTCCAACCTGAGGAGCTCGCATTGAAGGCGGGGGAATCGGCTCAGTTGACCGTCACGGCGGCCGTCTATGCCGCAGGCGAAGTGAAGCGCGTCCCGATTACGGAAGGATTGTCCTTCACATCCTCCAACCCTCAAGTCGCCCGGGCGGAAGCGGGCGGCCGCATTGCCGCCCTGAGAGAAGGGGAGGCCCGCATCCATATTGTCTATGGAGCGCTGAAGACAGAAGCGCTCGTGAAGGTGAAGGGGGCGGACATGGCGACGCCGCCAGCAACCCGCCCGGATCCGCCATCATCTGCTTCGGGGTCGGGATCCTCTTCAAACTCAAGCTCAAGCCCGGCTTCGCGAACCGGGACCCTGATTCGGGCGGATGGCCGCTTGATAGGGACGCTGTACGTGACCGATGGCCAGGGCGGCAAGCAGGCGCGCGTGCGGATTGCTTCCGATTGGCTGGAGAAAGAGCTGGACACAGGGGAAGCCGGCGCTCCGGTTGCGCTGGATCTGTCCTCATTGTCATGGAAGGAGTATACGGAGACGGTCGTGGAGGTAGTCAACTCCTCGGCCGAAAGGCTGGCCAAGTCCGGGAAGGTGTTGCTTCTGAAGGGACTTCGCTTCGCATTGACCGTGCCGGCAGAAGCGATCCCGGATTTCATTGACCGGGATGGACTGAAGCTGACGCTCTCCGTCCAGGCAAGCTCCAGCTTGGGCGGCGCCCGCCAGGCTCTGGTCTCGGGCGATACCGCCGCGCTCGTGTCGGACATCATTGGCATGAAGACCCCGGTGCGGACACAGCAGGCACAGGAGCAAAAACCGGCAGCCGGGAAGCAACAGGGAGCGGGGGGACAGGCGGGCGAACCGGGCATCGGCTCGAAGAGCGAGGCTTGGAACGTGCCCCTGCTGTTGGAATTGGAACTGGACAAACAATTGGTCCGGCATCCGCAAGCGGCCGGCATTTATGGACGACATGGAGCGGAATCGTGGGGTTACGCCGGGCTGCCGAAGCGCATAGCCAATGAGCCGGGCAAAAAAGGCGCGCATGTCCTGACTGTGCCGGTGCGGCAGCCGGGCGAATATGCGGGATTGGAATACGCAAAGACATTTGCAGATATCGCGCAGCATTGGGGCCGGGCCAAGATTGAAGCGCTGGCTTCCCATCATGTCGTGTCAGGCCGGAATGATACCCGGTTCGCGCCGAACGATCCGGTGACGCAGGCCGAATTCATGACCTTGCTGGACCGTATCACGGGCAAGGAACCTGATTGGAAGCGGCGGTCCGGCGAGCCGGGCGCCCATGAGGCGCTGCGGCGCGAGGAGATGATTGTTCTGCTCGTGGCGGCGCTCCATCCGGAGCTGCCGCAACCTCCGGCCGGGGAAATGGACGAGACGGCGCTGGAGCAGGTGTCGCCGGAAGCGCGCGCGGCCGTAGCGTATGCCTACCAGACCGGATGGGTCAAAGGCATGGGCGCAGGCGGGTTCGCAGGGGACGCCCTGACGACCCGGGCGCAGGTGGCGGTCCTCCTGTACCGCGTATTGGAGCAAATGGGACATATGTAG
- a CDS encoding acyl carrier protein, with protein sequence MHAIDTLARLVSEVKEEPAWELRLTPETNLIDDVGLDSLQLIHFMLKVEEQLKVRIDFERFEYEHLQSVRAFLGFLGKLDAGAERHA encoded by the coding sequence ATGCACGCAATCGACACATTGGCTCGCCTGGTCAGCGAGGTGAAGGAGGAGCCGGCCTGGGAGCTGCGGCTGACGCCGGAGACGAATCTGATTGACGATGTCGGGCTCGATTCGCTTCAGCTCATTCATTTCATGCTGAAGGTGGAGGAGCAGTTGAAGGTGCGGATCGATTTCGAACGGTTCGAGTATGAGCATTTGCAGAGCGTGCGGGCGTTCCTGGGCTTCCTCGGGAAGTTGGATGCCGGGGCGGAGCGGCATGCGTAG